One part of the Ornithodoros turicata isolate Travis chromosome 2, ASM3712646v1, whole genome shotgun sequence genome encodes these proteins:
- the LOC135384999 gene encoding receptor expression-enhancing protein 4-like gives MFGDDKEVKIGAAKRPTGRLLRLAEHPLLVSGSSFHPSRTATTMIWVMLVVMSLLSATFCRVLVLTVGALYPAYASCKAVDSRNARQYVHWMMYWIVLASFLTMEPIVDCMLANIPFYNQLKMGIVFWLQSPTNKGASLIFRKVILPQFTRCAAEIDLCVAKINAEAACVGSTAAKYFVQVIIRSVLDHMRDYSIADPAALPSSQNEKSERSAQEHRSPATLISSPVN, from the coding sequence ATGTTTGGCGACGACAAAGAAGTAAAAATTGGAGCGGCCAAGAGACCAACGGGCAGGCTGCTGCGTCTAGCAGAGCACCCATTATTAGTAAGTGGATCATCCTTCCACCCGTCCCGTACGGCCACTACCATGATCTGGGTGATGCTAGTCGTCATGAGCCTGCTTTCGGCCACCTTCTGCCGGGTACTCGTGCTCACCGTCGGTGCTCTTTACCCGGCTTATGCGTCCTGCAAGGCAGTCGACTCGCGAAACGCACGGCAATACGTCCATTGGATGATGTACTGGATCGTCCTCGCCTCCTTCCTCACCATGGAACCCATTGTCGACTGCATGCTCGCAAACATCCCGTTCTACAACCAACTCAAGATGGGCATCGTATTTTGGTTGCAGTCTCCTACGAACAAAGGGGCAAGCCTAATATTCCGCAAGGTCATCCTGCCTCAGTTCACGCGCTGTGCGGCCGAGATTGATCTTTGTGTGGCCAAAATTAATGCCGAAGCTGCTTGCGTCGGATCCACCGCTGCCAAGTACTTTGTGCAGGTGATCATTCGCTCAGTGCTGGACCACATGCGAGATTATAGCATTGCCGATCCTGCTGCTCTGCCTTCTTCGCAAAATGAGAAGTCTGAGAGGTCTGCGCAAGAGCATCGGAGCCCTGCGACACTAATATCCAGTCCGGTGAATTGA